The segment TCCTTCCATGTGAGTCTGTCAATTTCATGGACTTTTCCACGGGTTCTGTCAAGCCGTTTTTTCATCTCTTCCGCCTTGGTATAGTCAACACCCAGAATATCAGCAAGTTTTAACAATTGATCGTGTAAAAATTCCGTGTCTTTTTTGGAGTGTGGATAGGCAAAGGGGATCGTTTGGATACCCTCTGAGTGGAGTACCTCCATTAATGCCTGATTATTACTGCAATCCCCCTGAACTACGCTGATGACCTTTTTGATATGGTATTTTATGGCTGCCGAGTAGATTCCCTTTATCCAGGCGCAAACATTCCTGGGTAACCCGGCCGATTCAGCATCTTCAACCATCTTATACGGAGATGCATCGCAGATAAATATATTGTTGAGATCTATAGGGATATATCCGGCGGAGAAAACAATTTCTATTGGTATTGTTGATGTTATTCCAACAAACTTTTCCATAGGAATATTTTTCATATCAGGGATCGTTGGAAGTAAATGATCATCAAATTTCAGGTTCATAGGTTTTCCTAATTTGCTAAATTTGTTAAAATTGTTCAGGCAATAAAGAGTCTTCTCCACGAATTATATCCGCTGCGCCCGGAAAAATAAACGAAATGATTACGTTCAATTTTCTGGCAGAAAGTCTTTCTGATTGACTTAAAAAGGTAAGTTATATAAGATGTAGTCTTATGCCTCAGGCCTGAATCTTGCAGAGGCGCATATTTGCCGTAGACAATGTATTATTTTTGGTGTAAACGTATCAACGAGTGGGTTACTATATGAAAAACGGGGAAATAATCAGGAAAGAACCTGGAGTGGGTAATCTTTTAGATTATGTGAAGATTTATAACGAATTTTCCTGGGAATATTTCAGGAAAGAGATTGGTATTGACGATAACAGGGTAAATATTGCCTATGAGGCAATTGACAAACATGCCCAGAGCTGGAGAAAGAACAAAGTAGCATTGTATTGGGAAGGTGCTGACGGTACCCGCAAAAAATATACATTTATGGAAATGGAAAAACTTACCAACAAGTGTGCAAACATGCTTCGGAAGACCGGAGTGAAAAAAGGTGACCGTGTCTTTATCTTTCTTCCCCGCTTGCCTGAACTCTATATTAGTATGATAGCGATTGCAAAGCTGGGAGCTATTGCCGGACCAATGTTTTCAGCCTTTGGACCGGATGCGGTGCGTGACCGTTTACAGAATAGCGAGGCCAGGGTATTAATTACCACGTCCGAATTGAAGGAACGTGTTGATGCAGTGTTGTGGGAATTGCCAAAGTTAGAACATATTGTCCTGGTGAATGGCGAAAAGGGGGATGAAGAGAATGGAGAAGGGACGCTCAGTTTTGAAACACTTATGGAAAACGCCTCTGATAGATTTGAAACAGAATGGATGAAGGCGGAAGACCCGCTTTACATTTTATATACCTCTGGCACTACAGGAAAACCTAAGGGCATAACGCATGTACATAATGATATGATCTCCCATTATATTACAACAAAATGGGTGCTGGATCTGAGAGATGACGATATCTATTGGTGTACGGCGGATCCTGGTTGGGTGACAGGGACGGTATACGGGGCGTGGGGGCCATGGCTCAATGGCATTTCTTTATATGTTTTTGACGGCAGGTTTGAAGCTGCGAAATGGTATGAAATTATTCAAAATTACAGGATTAGCGTATGGTATACTGCTCCTACGGCTTTACGAATGCTCATGAAAGCAGGTGACAGTCTTGTAAAAGAATATGATTTAAGCAGCCTGAGATTTATTTTTAGTGTAGGTGAACCACTAAACCCTGAGGTTATTAGATGGGGTTTGAATGTTTACCGTTTACCTATTCACGATAACTGGTGGCAAACTGAAACGGGATCCATTATGATTGCAAATTATCCGTGTTTACCAATAAAACCCGGTTCAATGGGCAAACCCTTTCCGGGTATTCATGCTGCTATTATTGACGGGAAGGGGAGTGAATTACCTGCCGGACAGCATGGATTTCTGGCTTTGAAGCCCGGCTGGCCTTCCATGCTGCGAACTGTATGGGGTGACGAGAAACGGTTTAGAGAATATTTTGCTATCAACGGATGGTATGCTACGGGTGACACAGCCTATAAGGACGAGGATGGTTATTTCTGGTTTGTAGGCAGGGCAGATGATGTAATTAATACATCGGGCCATAGGGTAGGTCCATTTGAGGTAGAGAGCGCATTGCTGGAACACAGGGCTGTTGCGGAATCAGGTGTGATTGGAAAACCAGATACAGAACGAGGGGAAATTATTAAGGCCTTTGTAGTACTTCGGGAAGGGTATAAACCTTCGAAAGAGATGGAAGAAGAATTGAAGATATTTATAAAGCATCGTTTGGCAGCTCATGCGTATCCAAGAGAGATAGAGTTTTGTACTGACCTTCCCAGGACCCGGAGCGGCAAAATTATGCGCCGGCTGTTAAAAGCAAGGGATCTGGGGTTGCCAACAGGAGATATATCTACACTTGAAGATTAATAAAAAAATAGTTTACTCTAAAGATATAAAGAATGCGAAGGGAAGCTTTAAAATGACAGAAAGAAGATATACTTCCAAATTATAAAATTTTTCATGTGAGGAGAAATGAAGGAAAATGGAACAGACAAGGTTTAACAAGCCCTTTTTTAACGAGGTAGAGCCGATTAAAATTAAAGATCCTCTTGCGATAGCTCTGGGAGCAATGGACAAAAACGAACCTTTTGTTTTTACGTATACAGATGCCATAAAACTTGCAGGGCACTCATGCCCCGCAATTTCCGGGGCATATAAATTAACACAAATAGCATTGAAAGCTCTCTATGGTAATGAAATACCGGTACGTGGCCAAATCAGGGTAACATGTAAGGGAGGGGTTGATTATAGGGTAAACGGTCCTATTTCGCAAATTCTTACATTAATTACCGGTGCATCAGGGGAAAGCGGTTTTAAAGGACTTGGTGGGGGACGATATAACAGGCAAAAATTACTGTCTTTTGATGAGAAACAGGAGGCAGACGAAGATGCTGTATGTACCGTAATATTTGAAAGGATGGATACCAAAAAGAAGATAGAAATTAGTTACAGCAATTACATGCTTCCCGCCGACCCTAAAATGGGGGAATTGATGCCATTGGCAGTAACAGGGAAGGGATCCGATGAAGAAGCGAAAAAGTTTGGTGAATTGTGGCATGATAGAATCAAGACTATACTGTTGAATCCTCCTGATGAAATGTTTGTAATAAGAGAGCTGAGCTAATGAAGATAATTGTACAAAACCCGTTCTGCAAGTACTAACCCGAAAGAGAAATAATTATCTGACTTGACGAAAGAATTTTAAAATGTATAATTGCAGATATTTATTTTTAAAGAATATAAAAATTATGGCGAAAGGGGGAGGATGAAAGGAAAACAAAGAGAATACCTTCAGGCTACGTATAATAAAAAATTTTACTGTTATGACCACAAGGAATAAATGAACTAAAAAGATAGGAAAGGAGGATGTACAAGTATGTTTAAGAAGATATTTGCAGGGATGATGGGTGTAGCATTGGTAACAGGAATGGGTGTTGCGGCAGTTCAGGCTTATACAATTAAACCTGCAAAATTATGGATCACGGCAATTGCCCTCGGCTCACCAATTGAAGAGGCAGAGATTAAAGTTGGAGATGAAACCTGCTTAACTGGCAGAAATGGTACCTGTGTGTTCGATTTAAGACCGGGAACGTATGAAATTTCAGTTCACGAACACGGTGGTGCAAGCGCTCATACGAAAGTCACTCTCCAGGAAAGAGATATTCGATTTATATCATTAGACCTGGGAGCCAGTGCGCTTCATCCTGCTGGCCATCATTAATCTTGCAGGGTATTAATAATTTTAAACAATATAATTGCTTAAAGGCAGTTGTTATGGTGTAAAACAACTGCCTTTTTCATTAATTATGATAACGATAAAAAAAATACTATGCCCGGTGGATTTCTCGGTTTGTTCTGCTTATGCGTTAAACTACGCAATTGACTTTTCAATGAAAGAACAAGCATTATTGTATTTACTCTATGTGGTAGAAATGCATGCAGATGATACGGGTTTTATCATTAAACAAACAGATATATCAGAGAACAGCAATAAAACAGCTACTATTAAAGCACGACTTATGAATTTAGTGCCCGGTAAAATACGGTCAGCTATTAATTTAGAAACAATGGTAGTTCAGGGTATTCCCTTTATCGAAATAATAAAAGTTGCCAGAAATCATCAGGTGGACCTTATCGTATTGGGAACTCATGGAAGGACAGGGTTAAGACACATATTAATTGGTAGTGTTGCGGAAAGAGTAATACAAAAAGCCCCTTGTCCTGTACTAAGTATAAAACTTCCGGAGTAAACAGTTTCGATACGATACATATCTCAATTCTTCACATACCGCCTCAATACTGGTTGATTATGACCAGAACTATTACCTTTCAAGATACCTTCTTTTCCAAATAAATAAATTATATTTTTTACAGCATTTTCCTATATACAAATTATTTATATACTTGTGTAAATAGTAATTGTCAAATCCATTGAAAGAGTTCTTGCGGTATGCTAATTGCTAATTTTTAAACAGGTATGTATGGATCAGAATTATCAATATAATTGGTAAAAAGATATGTCTATAATGAGAAAAATATGTAAAGTGGAGGGTGCGTCTGATCAGATTATTGATATGGTAACAGACCCAGTGGTAGTATTTGATACGGAATTTAAAGTAATAAGGATAAATAAAGCGGCAAGGAAATTTTTTACAGGCCGTCCGATTGGGAAAAAGTGTTTTTTATTGAAGCACGAGTTTGTGATGGCATGTAAAGATTGCCCTATATGGCAGACATTAAAAACAGGTGCAACGATGACCAGCGAGATTTTAAATTCGAAGACAAATAATCCCATTCTCTTAAAGACATATCCGATATATTCCCGGAAAAAGATACAGGGTGTTATATTAATTGGAAGAGAGAGCCAGGATGTACCTGCAAAATGGAGAAGATAAAACAGGAAAGCTTTTATTCCAGACCGTTTATGTGTTTTTCGGGAAATATATACTTATTTCTTTTTTTGTCTTCATTTTAGCAGGATGTTTGAGCGGGCAAAGGCCTCCGGTAAGAATTTCTCCGGAACTTGATAAAAGGATATATCAGATACCACCTTTGCCTGTTACGGTTGGCTTGTATATTGAGCCTGAATTACATGATTTTGTCCAGAAAGTACCTTTGAAACGGTACGACCCTGCTACGCCATATTACGTTTTCCCTGATTTTGTCTTTCCGGTTGGAGAATCCCTCGCTTCCAGGATTAAAGATATGTCGAAAATACTATTTCATAAGGTAATCCAGATAGACAATCCGCAGGATAAGGAATATTTGAAAAGAGAAGCTTTAGATGGGATTTTATCCATCGGTTTAAAGAACTCAGATATTGATATTTATATTGATATATCAGTGTGGAGGGCTATCGGGAGACATAACCTCTCAATTATAGCTTCATTTTCTGACCCTCATTTGAATGAAATATGGAAATCGGAAATCGCAGTGGAGGGGAAAGGGTTTGATTTTGCAACGAGTAAGGTTGAGCGAGAATGGTGGGCTACTACAGGACCCAACTTTGCACCGGCTGTAGATGACGCCATCCAGAAACTTGTGTATGAACTTGCCCAAAGTATTGTTGCATCGATAGAGATTTCTGATTATGTTTATAAAAGAAATGTCTTTGATTAGTATATGATAATGTGAGCTTCTTTCCGGAGACGGTCAATAAGATTCATAATTTCTGTATCCAACACTTCAGAACGCACCCTCTCCTTGACATCTCTAAACCGGATATTCGTACCATCCTTTCTTTCTGTAACTTTGATAAAATGGTATCCATATTCCGTTCGAATTGGACCACCTACCTGGTTTATCCGCAAAGAAAATGCCATATCTAAAAATGATTTGGCCAGCGTGCCTTTTCTCTGAATGAATCCCAAATCCCCATTTATAAGTGCTGAAGGGCAATTAGAGTATTTTTTTGCAATTTCCTCAAATGCATTTCCCTCATGTATCTCCTTTTTAATATCCCCGAGCAGATCCAATGCCCGGGAAAATTCCTCATCTGTTTTCATGTTTCTTGTGTCAATAAGTATATGACTGACCCTTACCGATTCACCATTAAAGAGATTTTTGTTTTTCACAAAAAAAACTTCTAACATTTTGTCGTCGAGTTTATCAGCAAAATACATTTTGAGGGCAATAGAATGCTTTATGCTCTTTTTAAATTCACTGAGATTAGAACCTATAGAATCGAGAACTTGTTCCAGCGACAAAATACCTTTTATATTTTTCTTAATCTGAGCGATTTCTTGTTCAACTGCCGTTTGTGAAACGACTATGCCTTGTTTGTCTATGAATTCTTCAAGCAGTATATCGGTAATTAAATGATCGATAATTTCCTGTTTGATTTCATAAAGTGTTTCGGGGTCGGCATCATGAAAACTTTTAAGCCTGCTTACTACATCGTCTTGTTTTATCGGTTTACCATTCACAGATGCTATAACATCATAGTGACGGGCCTCCTCGGAAAATGCGATATTTTGAAATAAAACCAGGCATACTACAAATATACTCAGTATTTTCATGGCATTCCTAATGAATCTCCATAGAGTAATGCAAAATATTGCTACTAAATTATTATTTTACCAAGAGAGATGCTTGTTCGTTTTCATTCTCCAGGACTGTGGGATGTTGAGAGGACTCCAACATTTTAATGATGGCGAATTCTGACTCAGCTTCAATATCCATACCTTTTTCTTTATAGATGAATCCTAGATTCCTACGCGCATCAACATCCTCTGTATTGATCTCCAATACTTTTTTGTAAGCCTCGATTGCTTCTTCCTGCATGCCAGTGAGCTGATAAACAAGTCCAAGATTGTAATAGGTATTTGCATAATACGGATCCGCTTCTAATGCCTTTTCCCATTGAAGAATGGCAGCTTTATACATATGTTTCTTTATATAGGCATACCCTAACCGGTTGTATATCTCTGTAAGGCCAGGATAAATTTCAGTAATTTTTTCCCATATGGAAATGGCTTTATCTGATAGCCCCTTTTTTTCGTAAGTGTTAGCAAGGTTTGTTAGTGCATCATAATCTGCCGGATTGATCCCGATAACCTTATTCCATAACGCAATAGCCTCATCCAGATTTCCTTTATTATAGTATGCTATTCCCAGATTAAAATAGGCATCGGTATTTTGACTGTCCAGCTCTATTGTCCTCTTCCATGCAGCAATAGATTTTATATGGTTTTCCTTCATGGCATTGAGTTCAGCATAATGATAATATGCCTCTCCATAATTTGGATTGATAGTAATGGCTTTCTCATATTCCGATAGTGCTTGTTCCAGCATATTGTTTTTTGTATAAATCCCACCTAAAACAAAATGCGCTTTAGCGATTTTTGGGTTAAGGCTAAGTGCTTGTTCGAGTGCAGTCACAGCATCTTTCAGGAGGTTTTGCTTGCTATAGACGACTCCAAGATTAAAATATGCTTCTGCAAAGTAGGGATCCAGTTCCAGCGCTTTTTTCAATGCGTCTGCAGCACCTTGGAAATCATGTATTTCATAGAAGGCAATCCCCAGATTATTATAAGCCTCTAAATAGCCATTGTTTAAACGAATAGCTGTTTTATATTCTCTGATGGATTCCTCAATAGCGCCTTTTTTCTGGTAGATAAGGCCAAGATAGTTATGGGCTTCCTCATCCATGGGATTTAATTGAAGTGCCTTTTTAAATTCATTGGCAGAGGTCTCATAAATTCCTTTGGTGTAATAAATTAATCCCAGCGTAAAATGTGTATTCGCTTTGTCCGGTTTGATCTCATTTGATTTTTCCAGATGATTAAGGGCTTTATCAAGCATATTTTTTTTATAATAAAGCACACCTGCAGTATAATGTATATCAGCAGAAGCCGGATTTAGTTCAAGGCTTGTTTTCAATGCAGAAAGAGCATCCGGAAGCATATTTTTGAGTTTGTATGCCATGCCGAGGTCGTGGTAGGCATCTGCTTTTTCTTTCGTTTGTACTGGTTGATAGTAAGAAATGGCCGCAAGTATCTCTGCAATTGCTTCATCTGGTTTGTTGTTTTCAAGAAACACCTTACCAAAGTAGTGATGCAATTCTGCATCTTTTGGTAACCCCTGAGAGGCCAGTTTCAGTTCCTCGAATGCTTCTTCTGTCATACCTTTTTCAGCATATGAAATCCCAAGTTTCTTGTGTTCTTCCGGTGTGTATCTGTTTGTAATCCTGTTGGTAAATGAATTCAGAGATCCTCTTTTTGTTTTATCTTCGCCTGGTGAATAATACGGTGTTCTGCAAGCGATCGGGGCAGCAATGAATAACAGAAATATCCAGAACAGTTTTGTTCTATTCATACAAAATAACTATTGTGAATGAAAAATTTCCCTATGGTAATGGATAAAATAAATGAGATTTCCTGTTCCGCACAGAATGACTTTGCGGTCATGCTGAACGGAGTGAAGCATCTCAACTTTGAAGAATTTGTAATTCCTGAACATTAAATCTAACAAAGTACCAGCTTCATGTCAATATGGTTATTATTCCAAAATACTCTGTAGTTTTTTGAAAAATCAGGGGAAAGAGAAAAAATAATCGCTGTCAGGGGCGATCTGTTCGTCGTACAATAAAATTCAGGAGAGGTAAATAGCTATTGAATGTGTTTATGGCATGTTGTAAAATTACAAATTATAGCATTATTTAAATTTATTGCATAGGAATTTTCATTTTAATGAAGCGGGTTTGCGGGGAGGTGTTGTTATAAGGTTGGTGATGGTAATATGATACGATAGTGTTTGTCCCAGTTCATGATCAGAACACTGTCAGGGTTGAGAACCCTGACAGTGTTAATTTCCATTCGACCCTACGTGTAGCTACAAACAAAGTCGCCGAAGGTCTAATTTATGGGTAAATATGAGGTAACCCCGATGGGGTGGTATAAAACAACGATAATTCCGAAGGGATAGTATGAAGAATCTGTATTCTCTGTTACCCCTTCGGGGTTTAACCTATGTTTTGTATCTTTTACTATAATCATAACATCCCTTCGGGATTAAAAAAGTGGCAACTTATCAAATCCCACCCTAACTTGAGGATAAAGAAATCATTTATGGATAATAACATTATAATTTTTGATACGACCCTTCGCGATGGAGAGCAATCACCTGGAGTTAGCCTTGGTATTAATGAGAAAGTTAAGATTGCGAGGCAGCTGGCACTGTTGAATGTAGATATTATTGAGGCAGGATTTCCTGTTTCATCACCAGGTGATTTTGAATCGGTAAAAAGGATTGCCCAGGATGTAAAGGGGGTTACTGTGGCAGGCCTTGCCCGGGCTGTTGAAAAGGATATTGATAGTGCTGTCAGGGCACTTGAGAAGGCAGAAAAACCACGGGTTCACATCTTTTTAGCCACTTCTGAAATACACAGGAAATACAAGTTACTGAAAGCCAAAGAAGAAATTATTCATTTGGCGGTGAAAGGGGTAACGTATGCCCGAAAGTATGTGGATGATATAGAATTTTCACCGGAGGATGCATCAAGAACTGAATTGGACTTTCTTGTCCAGGTAGTAGAGGCTGTTATTGATGCCGGTGCGAGGACGGTTAATATTCCCGATACCGTAGGCTATGCTGTTCCGGATCAGTATGCTTTTCTTATCAGGGGATTGAAAGAGCATGTGAAAAATATTGACAGGGCAATACTGAGCGTACACTGCCATAATGATCTCGGACTCGCCGTTGCCAATTCTCTGGCTGCGGTAAAAGCTGGCGCAAAGCAAGTTGAGTGTACGATAAATGGAATTGGTGAAAGGGCAGGGAATGCCGCCATGGAAGAGGTTGTTATGGCTCTGAAAACCCGGCATGATTTTTACCATTGTTCTACGCGGATTTTCACAAAAGAATTAATTGCAACAAGTAAACTAGTAAGTAGCTTGTCAGGACTGCGAGTGCAGAGAAATAAGGCTATTGTTGGTGAAAATGCATTTGCGCATCAATCCGGGGTTCATCAGGACGGGGTGCTCAAGGAGCGTACGACTTACGAGATTATGAAGCCGGAGGATGTTGGACACCTGAAAACAAAGATTGTACTTGGAAAATTATCAGGGCGGCATGCCCTCAAAAAGCGGATTAAAGAATTGGGATATGAGCTGACTGAAGAAGAATTCGAAAGGGCTTTTGAGGAATTTAAACGTATTGCCGACAAAAAGAAGGAGGTATTTGATGAAGATATTGAAGCCATTGTTGGTATTGAAAAAATGGATGTTCCTGATATTTTTCATTTAAAAAGTCTGAGTATTAGTTGCGGGCCAAATACAGTACCGACTGCCAGTGTACGGCTTAAGCTGCAGGATGGTCGCTTCGTGGACAATGCTACCATAGGTGATGGTCCCATTGATGCACTTTTTAAGGCTATAGATCTGTCAACAGGGATTCCCGGCAAACTGCAGGATTACAATATTCACGCCGTCACAAGCGGGAAGGATGCTATGGGAGAAGTTCATGTAAGTATTGATGTTGATGGGAAGATCATAGGGGGACGTGCGGTAAGTACCGATATTATTGAAGCAAGCGCAATGGCCTATTTAAATGCAATAAACAGAGTTGCTGCAACTAATCCAAAGTACGCAGTCCATAAGCAGGGCATAGCATAGTATGACAAGTAGTTCCTTTGCATTTTGAAAAAATAAAAAAGATATATTATCGGCAAAGCACCCGATAATTTCATTATATACTCAAATGGCAGTATAATAAGTCACCAGTAAACATATGTATTAGTATCTACTAATAGTTGTAAAATAAGATGGTTATCTTAGTACTCCTAATTTGTGTCAGGGTTGGAAAGGCTCAAAGCATGGGAAAAACCAGTCTTAGTATTTATCAGTCATTCTTCAGAGGACAAAGAGTTATACATTAAACCAATCGTTTCCGAGTTGAATAGCTGTGGTATCGAGGTATGGATAGATAACCAAAGAATATTGCCAGGGTATGACTTGTGGGAATCAATTCGTGAAGGCCTGGAT is part of the Candidatus Jettenia sp. AMX2 genome and harbors:
- a CDS encoding tetratricopeptide repeat protein; translation: MNRTKLFWIFLLFIAAPIACRTPYYSPGEDKTKRGSLNSFTNRITNRYTPEEHKKLGISYAEKGMTEEAFEELKLASQGLPKDAELHHYFGKVFLENNKPDEAIAEILAAISYYQPVQTKEKADAYHDLGMAYKLKNMLPDALSALKTSLELNPASADIHYTAGVLYYKKNMLDKALNHLEKSNEIKPDKANTHFTLGLIYYTKGIYETSANEFKKALQLNPMDEEAHNYLGLIYQKKGAIEESIREYKTAIRLNNGYLEAYNNLGIAFYEIHDFQGAADALKKALELDPYFAEAYFNLGVVYSKQNLLKDAVTALEQALSLNPKIAKAHFVLGGIYTKNNMLEQALSEYEKAITINPNYGEAYYHYAELNAMKENHIKSIAAWKRTIELDSQNTDAYFNLGIAYYNKGNLDEAIALWNKVIGINPADYDALTNLANTYEKKGLSDKAISIWEKITEIYPGLTEIYNRLGYAYIKKHMYKAAILQWEKALEADPYYANTYYNLGLVYQLTGMQEEAIEAYKKVLEINTEDVDARRNLGFIYKEKGMDIEAESEFAIIKMLESSQHPTVLENENEQASLLVK
- a CDS encoding FmdE family protein, translated to MEQTRFNKPFFNEVEPIKIKDPLAIALGAMDKNEPFVFTYTDAIKLAGHSCPAISGAYKLTQIALKALYGNEIPVRGQIRVTCKGGVDYRVNGPISQILTLITGASGESGFKGLGGGRYNRQKLLSFDEKQEADEDAVCTVIFERMDTKKKIEISYSNYMLPADPKMGELMPLAVTGKGSDEEAKKFGELWHDRIKTILLNPPDEMFVIRELS
- a CDS encoding universal stress protein, whose product is MITIKKILCPVDFSVCSAYALNYAIDFSMKEQALLYLLYVVEMHADDTGFIIKQTDISENSNKTATIKARLMNLVPGKIRSAINLETMVVQGIPFIEIIKVARNHQVDLIVLGTHGRTGLRHILIGSVAERVIQKAPCPVLSIKLPE
- a CDS encoding 2-isopropylmalate synthase, whose translation is MDNNIIIFDTTLRDGEQSPGVSLGINEKVKIARQLALLNVDIIEAGFPVSSPGDFESVKRIAQDVKGVTVAGLARAVEKDIDSAVRALEKAEKPRVHIFLATSEIHRKYKLLKAKEEIIHLAVKGVTYARKYVDDIEFSPEDASRTELDFLVQVVEAVIDAGARTVNIPDTVGYAVPDQYAFLIRGLKEHVKNIDRAILSVHCHNDLGLAVANSLAAVKAGAKQVECTINGIGERAGNAAMEEVVMALKTRHDFYHCSTRIFTKELIATSKLVSSLSGLRVQRNKAIVGENAFAHQSGVHQDGVLKERTTYEIMKPEDVGHLKTKIVLGKLSGRHALKKRIKELGYELTEEEFERAFEEFKRIADKKKEVFDEDIEAIVGIEKMDVPDIFHLKSLSISCGPNTVPTASVRLKLQDGRFVDNATIGDGPIDALFKAIDLSTGIPGKLQDYNIHAVTSGKDAMGEVHVSIDVDGKIIGGRAVSTDIIEASAMAYLNAINRVAATNPKYAVHKQGIA
- a CDS encoding peptidylprolyl isomerase; the encoded protein is MRNAMKILSIFVVCLVLFQNIAFSEEARHYDVIASVNGKPIKQDDVVSRLKSFHDADPETLYEIKQEIIDHLITDILLEEFIDKQGIVVSQTAVEQEIAQIKKNIKGILSLEQVLDSIGSNLSEFKKSIKHSIALKMYFADKLDDKMLEVFFVKNKNLFNGESVRVSHILIDTRNMKTDEEFSRALDLLGDIKKEIHEGNAFEEIAKKYSNCPSALINGDLGFIQRKGTLAKSFLDMAFSLRINQVGGPIRTEYGYHFIKVTERKDGTNIRFRDVKERVRSEVLDTEIMNLIDRLRKEAHIIIY
- the acsA gene encoding acetate--CoA ligase, with product MKNGEIIRKEPGVGNLLDYVKIYNEFSWEYFRKEIGIDDNRVNIAYEAIDKHAQSWRKNKVALYWEGADGTRKKYTFMEMEKLTNKCANMLRKTGVKKGDRVFIFLPRLPELYISMIAIAKLGAIAGPMFSAFGPDAVRDRLQNSEARVLITTSELKERVDAVLWELPKLEHIVLVNGEKGDEENGEGTLSFETLMENASDRFETEWMKAEDPLYILYTSGTTGKPKGITHVHNDMISHYITTKWVLDLRDDDIYWCTADPGWVTGTVYGAWGPWLNGISLYVFDGRFEAAKWYEIIQNYRISVWYTAPTALRMLMKAGDSLVKEYDLSSLRFIFSVGEPLNPEVIRWGLNVYRLPIHDNWWQTETGSIMIANYPCLPIKPGSMGKPFPGIHAAIIDGKGSELPAGQHGFLALKPGWPSMLRTVWGDEKRFREYFAINGWYATGDTAYKDEDGYFWFVGRADDVINTSGHRVGPFEVESALLEHRAVAESGVIGKPDTERGEIIKAFVVLREGYKPSKEMEEELKIFIKHRLAAHAYPREIEFCTDLPRTRSGKIMRRLLKARDLGLPTGDISTLED